A region from the Pristiophorus japonicus isolate sPriJap1 chromosome 14, sPriJap1.hap1, whole genome shotgun sequence genome encodes:
- the LOC139279885 gene encoding CUB domain-containing protein isoform X3 — translation MNMNTTSDLGYGVNSTYWNMTSNSSEYDMTWTESYGDMTMNTTEFPANFSCQTFKCSEANCYENYNDWEKCPETHKYCELYRSSNTSYWAGCSDSCAGTANICRNISLTMCTMECCNTTLCLMLNGELQELPGEDDVMTTYQPTETSVEMIESTAMETTPPTMPPTTSTTPTTPTTPTTPTTPTTPTTPTTPTTTPTTTPTTTPTTTPTTIGSGNQCAMISCTGNDCYKDQNLGDMYCPIDKEYCKLEKDTGPNQWTSSCDDSCNTVSSGCSSSSSSPTCVQECCVATTTSCLKLDGTENLISTASMTQSMKLMVYTIAMFILTNHFAPFSF, via the exons TCAATTCAACATATTGGAATATGACTTCTAATTCATCTGAATATGACATGACCTGGACAGAATCTTATGGAGATATGACAATGAATACAACTGAATTTCCAGCTAAT TTCTCCTGCCAGACATTTAAATGTTCAGAAGCCAATTGCTATGAGAATTATAACGACTGGGAGAAATGCCCTGAGACACACAAGTACTGCGAG ctctaccGTTCCTCCAACACCTCGTACTGGGCAGGATGTAGTGACAGCTGTGCAGGCACAGCCAACATCTGTAGGAATATCTCTCTGACTATGTGTACAATGGAGTGCTGCAATACAACTCTCTGCCTGATGCTGAATGGCGAATTACAAGAATTACCCGGTGAAGATG ATGTTATGACAACCTATCAACCCACAGAAACATCTGTTGAAATGATTGAATCTACCGCTATGGAAACGACACCACCAACTATGCcaccaacaacatcaacaacaccaacaacaccaacaacaccaacaacaccaacgacACCAACGACACCAACGACACCAACGACACCAACGACGACACCAACAACGACACCAACAACGACACCAACAACCACCCCTACCACAATAGGCAGT GGAAACCAATGTGCTATGATCAGCTGTACAGGAAATGACTGCTACAAAGACCAAAATCTAGGAGATATGTACTGTCCTATCGACAAGGAGTACTGCAAG CTGGAAAAGGATACAGGACCCAACCAATGGACAAGTAGCTGTGACGACAGTTGCAACACGGTTTCCTCTGGGTGTTCATCTAGTAGCAGTTCACCAACATGTGTCCAAGAGTGTTGCGTGGCCACCACGACTTCCTGTCTGAAATTAGATGGAACTGAAAACTTAATTTCCACTGCAAGTATGACACAGTCCATGAAGCTGATGGTGTATACGATTGCTATGTTTATTTTGACTAATCACTTTGCaccctttagcttttaa